The DNA segment TGATGTAAATAGGATAAAATCTATGTTTGTATAAGTTGTGGAGGAGTGCACCTTGTTCAGCAACTAGTCAATGAGGTATGATTGGCAAATACTATATTTCTATGCTTCCAGCTATTTTGGGTGGGGGTATTCGCTTATTCAAAAGGGCTGAAAAAGAAATAAGACTGAAACCGTATAAAACGCAAACCTACAACGGAATAACAGATTTGGTTTATCTTCGTAAATAAATCGAAAACTGTGAGGAAACAGTGTATAGCTTTACTTCTGATGTACTCTGGAAAATCATTTTGGAGAAGTGAGAACTGCTATTTTGGCAGCTGAAGAATATAAAAGGATTGATCGGATCGATTGAAAACTATATTGTAGTATCCTTTGGAATATCAAGTGATTTGGAAAAGATAAAATGCAAAAAAAGATCGGAGGACAAGGTGTGGAGCTTAGAAGGTATCAGCAGGCAGACTGCAAAGAGCTGACAGAATTGTTTTATAATACGGTACATATTGTGAATGCAAAAGATTATACAGAGGAACAGTTAAATGTATGGGCAACAAGACAGGTGGATTCGGACAGATGGAACCTGTTACTACAAAAGCATTATAGTATTGTTGCTGTTGAAAATGATCGTATCGTAGGCTTTGGTGATATGGATAAAACAGGTTATCTTGACCACTTATATGTTCATGTGAGCTTTCAGGGGCACGGTATTGCTACAGCTATTTGTGACCGACTCGAGCGCTTTGTTGAAGGGAATATAACGACACATGCTTCTATTACAGCCAGACCTTTCTTTGAAAAAAGAGGCTACAGGGTTGTAAAGGAGCAGGAGGTAGAGAGAAGCGGAGTTGTTCTTACAAACTATGTTATGATAAAGGAACGATAAAAACAGGATTGCCTAAGAAGAATATGCCTGCTTTGTTTGATGTTTAAAACATTTATAAACATGGATGAAATGTTAAGACTAAATGGTATAATGGGAAATGACATCCAAAAGGAGGGCTTGCGCTATGGGAACTTACATAAATCCAAACAATGACCTTTTCAAACAAATTAAAGAATAAGATATATGTTGATAAATCTTTGTTGATTGAAAAAACAAATGAGATCATTTGTAGTAATGAATCAAAATTATGTGTTTCACGCCCTAGACGTTTTGGAAAATCGACGGATTCCTGTATGCTGGCTGCCTATTATTCAAAGGGTGCAGATTCCTCATCGATATTTAATTCCCTAAACATTGCACAATCTGATTCCTATTGGGAACATCTGAACAAGCATAATGATTTATTTGAATATGCAGGACTTTTTAACAGGCTCAAAATCTTGTGCTGATTTAGTTAAGCTTATTACAATAAAGGTGGCAAAGGAGCTGGAACAAGAATTTGATGTTCCCATAGAAGGACTATCTGTTTTTCATTCTATCTGATATTTACGCTATGACAAAAGCTAGCTTTGTCTTTATCATTGATGAATGGGACTGTATCTTTCGTACCTCAAAAAAAAGAAGATTATGAAACATATTTAGATTTTTTTAGAACCTTGTTAAAGGATAAACCCTATGTTGATCCTGCTTCTTTAGCAAAATATAAGAATAATATCATTATGGTAGGGATCAATTACGATAAAGAAACAAAGAAGCATACATGTATCATCGAATAAAGGAAGCAAAGGAACAATTTCAAGGTTGTTCCTTTTTCTTAACAAAGGAGCTGATCGTAATCATGTGTTTTTATGTTATCTTTCTTCCTTCTCTTGAAATTTCCCTTCAATAAGGGTAAACTTATCACATGAAGTTTTTTGTCAAGGCAGGGAAAAGGGTATGTTTGGATATATAGTCGTCAATAAACCAGAACTAAAAATTAAGGATTTTGATACCTATCAGTCTTTTTACTGCGGATTATGCAAAGCTCTGCATGAGGATTTCGGACGCAGAGGACAGCTGACATTGAATTTCGATCTGACCTTCCTGGCAATTTTACTCACTGCACTGTATGAGCCGAAAGATCAAATAGTCACAGAGCGCTGTGTTGTTCATCCATTACATTGTCATGTGAAGCGTGATAATGCGTACATCCGCTATGCGGCAGATATGACAATTATTCTGACCTATCTGAAATGCGAGGATGACTGGAAGGATGAACACCGTCTGCAGGCAAAGACGATGCTGCACCTATTAAAGAGGCAAATGCGGCGTATGGAGCAAGCCTATCCGGATAAGATAAAAAGCATTCGTCAGGCATTGGAGAAAACTGCTCAGCTTGAAAAGGAACAGAGCCGTGATCTGGACCAGCTGTCCGCACAAAGTGGCATCATGATGGCGGAGATTGTAACGTATAAGCAGGATGAATGGTATGATGTGCTGTACCGGCTGGGAGATTATCTGGGAAGATTCATTTACATCATGGATGCTTATGATGATGTGGAGGAAGATAGAAAGCAGGGACAGTTCAATCCGTTTCTGGAGGAATGCGAACGGGATGGGTTTGATGAGCGTGTAAAAACCATACTGGAGCTGATGATTTCCAATAGTGCGGATGCGTTTGAAACGCTGCCAATTCTGCAGCATGCGGATATATTGCGCAATATCCTGTATGCGGGAATCTGGACAAAATATGAAATGGTAAGAAAGAAAAGAACAGGTGAAAAAGATGGATGATCCGTTTAAGATATTAGGGGTGTCAAGGGATGCCAGCGAGGATGATATCAAGCGCGCTTATCGGCAGCTTGCAAAGAAATATCATCCGGATGTGAATAAGGAGCCCAATGCGGAAGAAAAATTCAAACAGATTCAGAATGCATATCAGCAGGCACTGGACTATAAAAAGAACGGCAATGCTTCCTGGCAGAGCTTCAACGGCTATCAGCAGCAAAGCAGCTATCAGCAGTCATTTTCCAATGAATATCAGGCAGCGGTCAGCTATATTAACATGGGCCGCTTTCAGGAAGCAATCAATATACTAAACGGTATTCAGAACCGGGATGCATCGTGGTACT comes from the Erysipelotrichaceae bacterium 66202529 genome and includes:
- a CDS encoding AAA family ATPase, with product MTFSNKLKNKIYVDKSLLIEKTNEIICSNESKLCVSRPRRFGKSTDSCMLAAYYSKGADSSSIFNSLNIAQSDSYWEHLNKHNDLFEYAGLFNRLKILC
- a CDS encoding GNAT family N-acetyltransferase codes for the protein MELRRYQQADCKELTELFYNTVHIVNAKDYTEEQLNVWATRQVDSDRWNLLLQKHYSIVAVENDRIVGFGDMDKTGYLDHLYVHVSFQGHGIATAICDRLERFVEGNITTHASITARPFFEKRGYRVVKEQEVERSGVVLTNYVMIKER
- a CDS encoding DnaJ domain-containing protein, which translates into the protein MDDPFKILGVSRDASEDDIKRAYRQLAKKYHPDVNKEPNAEEKFKQIQNAYQQALDYKKNGNASWQSFNGYQQQSSYQQSFSNEYQAAVSYINMGRFQEAINILNGIQNRDASWYYLYAISNYSIGNQIAAMDAAERACQMDPSNQQYRQLYAQMQNGRARYQGMQSPFSGGGSNFCCQLILCNMCLGGGCCPGVYMCR